The following DNA comes from Malania oleifera isolate guangnan ecotype guangnan chromosome 12, ASM2987363v1, whole genome shotgun sequence.
tccgtatgcggggaaatcattaattttcCACAAGActacagcatgcatccgaaatgttgtcccagtttgcacatcgaatgtctccactcctttttcccataattttttcaattcgtcaattaacggacacaggtaaacatcaatatcattaccaggtgctctcggtccgggaatcagtagagacatataaatgaaagatTCTTTCATACATCActatggcggcatattgtatggcatcatcataactggacacatgctatatgggttggtcatgttaccaaaaggattgaacccatctgaagcaaggccaagtctgatgttgcgaggatcactagcaaaccacggatgcattttatcaaattcggcccgagcttcggagtccgctggatggctaagggtgtttctatcttgaagatgtttctcttgatgccatctcatatctgtagcagtctttttgcacatatacaatcgtttcagccgcgggattaatggacaatatcgcaaaacttttttgggaatctttttacccttcttctgattagttctatacctcgattcaccacattctgggcactcgttcgcattttcatgttcaccataaaagagtgcacaatcatacctacacgcatgtattagagtgtaaccgagacccaattcacgcatgtatgtcttcgcctcataaaaatacTTGGGAACTGTTTCACCCTCCAGCAAtgttgccttaatgaggcttaaatgcatgttgaatgcactctgagataacccatgcattgtccttgcatgcagcaactttatcagaaactctaattttgagaactttttacattttggatataagggcacccgtgcatccctcatgagattagcaaatggtttaccgagtcgattcaacatactaggatggcaaggtatggtacccgctgaagtagtttcatcactagtacgcgacacactgacatcactcatgtccactgcaatccccctttgcaattcacctaacatttcgattaacccttccgaatgtgtatcaccacctactatatttgccccctcatatTCATCGTCATTTAAATTATCCCTCTAAACTGCGTAATCTtgaccgtggaacacccatcttgtgtaccttttctccattccaaagtctaacaaatatGAATGGACCAactcaatgtgtttgaatgttatgttttggcattcttgcaaggacaccttattctactggctctgtctgcacgaggacgcgcaagtgttcatccaactcttatccatgttcattaattaccctataatatgttcaagtaaatgatgttcattatattctcataatgtttatcatgcatgcatcgtgaatcccataatcaaccatcatactctaaagggtacggatcctattcCATTCAGGAAtattgcatttacattgcgatgaatcgctcaaattccttcgtcgtagtcgttataaatttcgacatcatctccccatggctctcgaagtacacgatatgggggaagtgaaaatttggctagttttccatcactaacaaattgtcacgacaccccactatgcacccaaagaacacaagtagagacgcgctcgaaatatataatgacaattgataaagtgtgaacgatgacaacaatgtaaatacaacttcctgaactgtccacattggacagtctaagaatggttgaaatattCACATTACTactcgtaagtgaaacaaataattaacatgttcaagtgattattagtcaacatagtgtgactaataataaattgaaatataacaattgatttgtctcacatgtacgattaggaatgaatgtatagtaaccgttcttggatgggtctaagtttcaatgtaagcatttgtttttttaataatacgtgtaaggacgatcaatttgatctaatgcaatggatgacttaaaatgacattttttttttcaaagtgtaaacacaataaaatagcattatcccatcaccttgaagcaaaatactacaatttcatTGGAAGTTTGTCTCttatttattgtttaattttGTAGTTGTAATTTTACAAGCAATTACAAAAAGGACACATCTTGCTTTCctattttgtttgaatttgtatAGGAGAATTGAAAAGAAATCTTGTtttgtttttagttgttttgatgTTTGATTTTGtagcaaaaataaaatacaattgtaGGTGAGAACTATCGTAtgagaggattttttatttttacgtatGCATTAAAATCATCCTGATTTAAAGTGTTCAGAATTTCTACATAAAGTAATTAAATGACATTCGGATGAGTCATACGAGTTACAATTAGTTGTTTAGTATAGATtctcttgtattttttttattatgataGAAGTGACAACAAAGCCATGGCCAGATTTTGCAATTGATAGAACACCAAATAGAAAAATACTTGAACCCTAActagtatattttattttattttgttttttgtggTATTCATCTTGCTGAGTTTTCTAACTTTAATCCTTTAATATGAATGAGGCTTAtatcagtttatttaattaatgcaCGAGCTAAATCTTTGAAACATCTCAAGATAGTTATGAACCAATAGTTATATTGAGGATAGAGTTCTTGCATCATGGAAGAAGTGTTGACTGAACTGTAATCTATATGCAATTCTTTTAACAAGTGTTGATTAATGAATTTAGTTATGATAGTTATGATAGTTATAATCCATGATGGATTAAGCAATAATCAATTGACTGAATTGTAATCTATatccaatttttttaataaatgttgattaatgaatttagttcaaattaagggattttatctattttgtcaagtCTACAGAAGATGAAGAATGTTATTTATTATCTCTAGTACTATTACAAAGGAGATTGTCATACTTTGGTTTGGTCTTTAAGATTATGTTTGGTTTATGAAAAGCTTATTCCtaagaatagattagttttagtaaattaattataactagttacataataaattaaattattgttaTAAAACAAATAAGAATGTGAAATATTTAATGAGTTTATTATAAGGAGTAGACAATGAATAATTATTCATAAATTTTGCCATAGGTGTCTATTCCTTTCTCATTATGTATTAAATAAAGTAATTAGGAGATATATGAGGAATAACTATttccttaattttcaaaatttaaactatattccatcttattaTAATGAATAGTTATTCTACTGAATCAAACCAACCATAAATTTTGAGAAATGTCCCCATTAATCCTATGCAAAGTTACATTATTATTTCCATTTACCTCCCTATTTTTTCATATTATGATAATATGAAGCATTTTCTTCAATTGTTCTTCTTACTCTTACTCATCTGACTTACTTGTGAGATTTGTTCCTTGCATTCTTCATgcaatttatttatgtatttttttttcattattttctgtCTGTTTATTCATTGTGTTGCAGTATTTCACTGAATAGTTAGGCCCCATTTGGAGGTGGCAAAACGGATTCCCACCCGATAGATGATCCATTATCCACTTATTTGTAAGTGGGCCAACTCAAACCCAACCTATTTTATGATTCTATCCAAAATGACATATTGATCCATTTTATCACCCCTAACTACATCTTTTTTCTATACCCTCAAGGAAGatcatgaaatttttgaaaccttaaaggGAAGTTCGCATCTATGtgccttttttttctttaatcttttTTTGGGCTTTTTTTTGTACCTGTATTCAGCATAGCGGTAAGTTAAGGAGTCACAATGGGGGCCAAATGGGTTTGGCTTGGCATGAAGTGAGCTATTTGTTATTGACGAATCAGGTGCCTCTTATCCCCACCTAATACTTTAGATGAATATCTGTATTGTTTGGACTTATGAACTAGAATAGAAAATAACTTAATGAAAATCACTTCTCTGTTTAGTTATAGAGAAAAGTGAGACTAATTATGCTGTATATTTTATTTTCCCCATGAAATCTTACCTAAGTGAAATGAATTTTCTATTATTAACTACTCTGACTaaaacaagataagggaaggGAGGTTTAGCTAGTTGGGTCATTTGAAACATAAGCTAGCCTAGTAGAACACTTGTGAGGATGAttgagttagttattatttctgATATGAAATTGGGTGAGTTGGTGGAGAAAAGCACATGCTAGgcctaaaataatttgaaatgaagCAGGGAGTAATAATTTATGTCTTTGATTTAGTGGAGAAAAATGTTTTGAATTGGGTGAATTGGTGAAAAAGAATTCATATAACCAATCTCACCTAGTGAAACTTAAGATTTTTTGTggttattattatgattttgacCGTAGCCATCAAATGAAGGAGACTAGAAAATAAGGATTTCACGGGTTCAAGTTTTGATGAGAAAGAATAAAAGTCCCTCAAGGAAAGGAACACCTTGATTGGAAAAAAAGCTATTCCCTTTCAAAGTTTCACATCAACGTAACCAACCTTGTTTTAGTCAAAGTAGTtaacaattaatatttaaaacaattgagaatatatatatagtgcACAGAAGAAATAAATTGAAAGAAAGCATATATAAAAAAAGAAACGTGTTTACAATCATGTGTCTAAGTCTCATTATATCGCTAATCAACTTATGGTTTCAACTCTTCATATTTTTGTTCTCAAGTCGTTCACCGAACTCAAAATATCATAATACTGTGTGTAATTCTTGCTTACATAtgtaatattaataaatataaaattaatttgtcATATACCTAACATTTAAACTCCGAGTACATAGATACGTGAAGGAAAGAGATTTCCTATATAATTTTccaaatagtagtattattttcCTTTCCTCTCGACATCCCTCTCCAACTTATTTCAAACAAGTTGTCACCCCAATAAGTTATCAAAATGAAACTAGGGCATTGGTGATTAGATAACATGAAGGTTGTACGATTGACCACATGTTCAATGTTTATTGGAAAAAAATCATATTCTCATTCGTTCTGTCTACTGAAAAATAAAATTGGCATATACAATCGCACAACCTTACTCAACCTTTTCTATACTCTCTTCCAAGCTCCATTCCACTCAATAAACCAACCAAACTAACTCATCCAAACAACACTATTTTTAATGACAATGAGCCAAATTCAGAGTTTGCAAGACAaggtatcttttttttttttaatctaattaTACAACTTGGAAGAAGGTTCCAGAGCATGGGAAACAATTAATAGGTAGTAAGTAAATTGGAAGCACTGAGGATATCAAATGCGGATTGTTCAAACattgaaaaataacaaaatacattcaaattttttttcaatattcagtaaattcaaaaaaattttaaatattcagtatatgcttgaaagtaaaaagataagggaaagaaATACCTGGGCTTTCggccgagagcagggggagactgggagagaggatcgatCGCCGGAATAggatgaggggaagaggaggagctggagggGACTTGCGGCCgatcgagagcagggggagactgcgAGAGATGATCGTTGGAGTAGGAGGGGAGGAAGAGGAGTTGGCGCGGTGGCTGGTGGCTGAGAGTAGAGTAGAGGGAGATCAGGTAGGACCAGGCGgtggggaaggggaagaagcaggaGGAGCTGGCATGGTGGTTGGCGGCGGAGAGCAGAGGGAGATCAAGTGGGAGCAGGCggcggggaaggggaagaagcaggGGAGGAACTGGCACAGTGGCTGGCGACAGAGAGCAGAGGGAGATCAGGTGGGAGCAGGCGgtggggaaggggaagaagcaggaGGAGCTGGCGCGGTGGCTGATGGCAGAGAGCAGAGGGAGATCAGGTGGGAGTAGGCGGcagggaaggggaagaagcaggaGGAGGGAAAAAATCTTGCACGCGGACAGCAATAaaagggtttttgggcattagtaaccatttcaaaaccatcactaacactctccgtttattttttttaaataacaaaacATTAGTGACTGTccaaatccgtcattaataatcggccaatagtgacgaatatctaaatttgtcactaaaactATAAAGTaaacatttcttattttttttaaaaaattgaagtattagtgacagttgtgaaatctatcactaataacaggggaatagtgatgaatttaaaaattcgtcactattactgcgaagtaaaatttttttatttttttttaaaggaagtattagtgacgatcaacaaatttgtcactaatactttgaagtaaatatatttatttcttttaaaaaaaagttgaagtattagtgacggttacaaaattcgtcactaatagtgggccagtagtgacgaatttctaaattcgtcaccaCTACTCtgaagtaaatttaaaaaaaaaaaaaaaaagtagtcaCGGTTATTTAACCGTCACTAAAGTTtaccttttagtgacggatttaattcgtcactaatacaacaaaaatcgttactaatattttctCGGGATAAATTCTacgccaaaaatattttcccgcgttttttttttgttttttatgacaaactattagtgacggattcgatTTTGTCACTAACAGTGccgtattagtaacgatttatgaatccgtcactaataccctactattagtgacgaaattgaatctgtcacaaatagattcgtcactaaaaatcagtttttttgtagtgactcTTACACTTTGATTACCacattgacattatcttgagagttataatattatagatcttatcattttgaagtgcattggttgttctggtacaaatctacttattggagaagcatgtaTTTTTGTACACggaatttgtattgattatttgcTGCACTCCAAGCGTGGtctgaaggggtgataatctagcctAGAAGGATTGtatataaaggttgaggttaatcccagtaatttgacctaattgtaaccggtgctgctccactcattaagtgagtcgtagtggaatcctcgagcttgcgagtcGAGGCGGAGATATATACATATTtgccaaatctcgataacatatttggtgtcataTTTTCTTTACTCGCTTTACTATACTGTGCATGCTTGTTTGATTTACTTGTGCAAATTTAATTCAATTGTATTTatcagtttattttatatatgttctagattgaccctaagtttatgaaatactgttgttggctatttgacctaggagagaaaaactttaaaaatccaattcacccccctcttgggattatagtaaagccaacaaaattcaatCTTCTATAAATGAACAATATTCAAGATCAATTGCAAATCTTAATGAAAAATATCAAGATAGGATTTTAGAAGATTAATCTCAAATATCCTGCAATATATCTTCAATGAGATAGTCAGATTCACAAGGTTTATCTTAGTTGTATTCTCAAAACATCAATATTCAGAATATTTCCAAATCATACAACCAATCAATTACTTGATTCaaatatcaatcaaaatcaagaTTTCAGTAAGCTTCCAATATTCAGTAATTTAGTATTTAAGTATAATCTGATTTTTCAATCCAATAACAAACAATCAATATAGTTCCTTTGATTAGTATGCCAACAATTCCCCAATAACCAATAAGTTCTCAGCAATCAAATAGGCATACATGCAGTTGATATACTGGCTATAAtttaaagagattaagggaagaTGAGAggaacaccagattttttacaaggttcagccaacagcctacgtccttgctccAAGCAACACGTTgtgaggattcctttccaacttctttactaggtgaagttacaacctctttcCGTTCGAGGTGGAGATCCTTCTCTTACGAGAACACCCTCTTGCTAGACAACGATTTAACAATTCTGAATCATCAAGAAAACAGAAACAATAAACAACTTTTGTTCGTACAAGTAGAACTCTCAgttaaagcagatttgtacaattaaaaatcagtatacttcaaaacaaataacaatatagaagatGAAACTCATAAAAATATTACCAAAGTCCTAATTTAAGAGTGGGAAATTCGTGAAAACGAATCAGAACTTCAACAAGATTTTAGCAATAGCACAATATAACTTTTAGTAGAGTATCAGCAAGCTTTCAGtagaaagttttttaaaatataattcgtaTGAGCTTTGTTGATCAAAGAATTTTCAAATTCAATGGAGGAAAAGCAAAAAGAATAGGCTTGACACTAGAACCGGTTGCAAGAGTAGTGTAACATTCTAGAGGGTGAAAGATGTTGATCAATTTACATGTGTTGTGTGATTTTGCCAATCCTAAACAAATTAGTTGAATGTCCAAAGGGGCTCAAACACCATCGttttaatacacacacacacacatatatatatatatatatatatatatatatatgtacagtaCTGTCAAAGGGGCTCAAACACCATCAttttaatacacacacacacatatatatatatatatatatatatatatatatatgtacagtaCTTACCATCAAAAGGAAAAAATTCCTAGCACAACAACTCAGATGCCCAAAGCAGAAACCCAAACGAAGCCCTTGAGAGAACGCTAGGCAGCCATTTCTTTCTTCTTGCATTGAGCCCTAAATGACCCTACGCTTTGCCCAGACACAAGAGGGAGAAGGCACAGGAATCCCCAATTTCATGGGTAGctttcctttttgattttttaaaataaaattttctgtCTCTTTAACACAGCAATGTTAACGTTTGAACTATAGCGACCCCACCCACAAAACTAGACCCACATTCCACGCGTCCAAAATCTGAATGCTAGGCATTTTATACCCCTCCCCTCTTAAGTTTTCAACAGTTAACATTCGAGTAGGAGAACATTCATTATAAAAGACTCGAGATGTTCGAACATATAGTATTATATTATACATTCATCCCACCAGTACTGGTGTTTTCTGCATGCTTCTCATTTTCTTCCCATAACATTCCATATATTATTCGCTGCGTTGCAGTTGGATCTCCACCAGCTAGCGGAGGAAGATGGAGAGTACGTTAACTGTAACAAACACTCTCTGTGGAACTGGAAGCACATCTCGTGGTACCACTGCTACTACTCTCACAGCACCACTTCCATCTCTTCCCTCGGCCCCAAAACTACACTTCCCCACAACAGAACACGATTCCCCAGCCGATGACTCCGAGTTAAGCATTTTCGACGCCCAAAAGTACTTCAACGAAGACGCTTACGACGACCACGCCCACAAACACAATACCAATACACTGCAATGCGATCTCCCGCCACTCCCAGCCATTCGTCCCAAACTCTCTTCGGCGTCCTCCGAAGCCAGCTG
Coding sequences within:
- the LOC131144944 gene encoding uncharacterized protein LOC131144944 codes for the protein MRGRGGAGGDLRPIESRGRLREMIVGVGGEEEELARWLVAESRVEGDQVGPGGGEGEEAGGAGMVVGGGEQREIKWEQAAGKGKKQGRNWHSGWRQRAEGDQVGAGGGEGEEAGGAGAVADGREQREIRWE